A genomic window from Lactobacillus sp. ESL0677 includes:
- a CDS encoding glycerol-3-phosphate acyltransferase, with protein MARLWSILIGYALGNLLGAMLLGRFVFHQDPTKVGSGNPGTANIGAVFGKKWGIITCLGDFLKTAVAMLLVANFFPGRVNLAYAGLGLILGHCFPILNKFKGGKGVAVAGLFALIYDFPAGIVTLLIALVLMIIMKNLTMPPLIFIFLFACYEMTKISEVGIILLVIGLIMVFKFRHDLRDFFAGKGKKVDVLYSIKKKLGIKVQ; from the coding sequence ATGGCACGCTTGTGGTCAATTTTAATTGGTTATGCACTGGGGAACTTGCTTGGTGCAATGCTGCTGGGGCGGTTTGTTTTTCACCAAGATCCAACTAAGGTTGGTTCTGGTAATCCTGGGACAGCTAATATTGGTGCCGTTTTTGGCAAAAAATGGGGTATCATCACTTGCTTAGGTGATTTCTTAAAAACCGCCGTGGCAATGCTATTAGTTGCTAACTTTTTCCCCGGCCGTGTTAACTTAGCTTATGCAGGCTTAGGCTTGATTTTGGGGCATTGTTTTCCAATTTTAAATAAGTTTAAGGGCGGCAAGGGTGTTGCTGTAGCTGGATTATTTGCTTTAATCTATGATTTTCCAGCGGGTATTGTTACCTTACTGATTGCTTTAGTTTTAATGATTATCATGAAGAACTTAACGATGCCACCGCTAATTTTTATCTTTTTGTTTGCTTGTTATGAAATGACGAAGATTAGCGAGGTTGGGATCATTCTATTAGTAATTGGACTAATAATGGTGTTTAAGTTCAGGCATGATCTTCGAGACTTTTTTGCAGGTAAAGGTAAAAAGGTTGACGTTTTATACTCAATTAAGAAAAAGTTGGGTATAAAGGTACAATAA
- a CDS encoding LCP family protein codes for MDHNDNRPNKSRVELHAKDYHRRRQVWAWLISIVAVATVAAAAYSAYIYYRTKTAVDNTYDSNNQVQIKKGEFNGKKRFAVLLLGTDTGALDRTEKVGNTDTIILAVVNPQKKRYTLMSVPRDTMAQMVGAQQFQVEKINAAYGIGGAKMTMASVSQLINVPIKYYALVNMKGIMRLIRYVGGINVRPTLSFEYGGYIFKKNQLTHMGGGGALAYSRMRYDDPQGDYGRQKRQRQVITTLIKKAVSISTLTKLDSVLTSISGNVKTNLPFKALEEIALNYRSSTKNVKNDYLHGHNATIADASYQVQSTKELQRVSDFLRGELGLTLMPISNNEIYQNKRNTARGFDFSDPATQDYTIYQDYQEQNSQEEDDN; via the coding sequence ATGGATCATAACGATAATCGCCCGAACAAGAGTCGGGTAGAATTGCATGCCAAAGATTATCATCGGCGGCGACAAGTTTGGGCTTGGTTAATAAGCATTGTTGCGGTTGCTACTGTTGCAGCGGCTGCTTATTCGGCATATATTTATTATCGAACCAAGACAGCAGTTGATAATACGTACGACAGTAATAATCAAGTACAAATTAAAAAAGGCGAATTTAACGGTAAGAAAAGGTTCGCCGTTTTATTACTTGGAACCGATACGGGAGCACTTGACCGAACTGAAAAAGTTGGTAATACTGATACAATTATTCTAGCTGTTGTTAATCCGCAGAAGAAACGGTACACATTAATGTCGGTTCCGCGTGATACAATGGCACAAATGGTTGGTGCCCAGCAATTTCAGGTTGAGAAGATTAACGCGGCCTATGGTATTGGCGGCGCAAAAATGACAATGGCCAGTGTTTCGCAGTTAATTAATGTGCCAATTAAGTACTATGCCTTGGTTAATATGAAGGGCATTATGCGTCTTATTCGCTATGTTGGCGGAATTAACGTCCGGCCGACGCTTAGTTTTGAATACGGCGGCTATATTTTTAAGAAAAACCAATTAACCCACATGGGTGGTGGTGGTGCATTAGCATATTCGCGGATGCGTTATGATGACCCGCAAGGAGATTATGGCCGGCAAAAGAGGCAGCGTCAGGTTATTACGACTTTGATTAAAAAGGCTGTTTCAATTAGTACCTTAACCAAGCTGGATTCCGTGTTAACGTCAATCTCTGGCAATGTTAAGACTAATTTGCCATTTAAAGCTCTTGAAGAAATCGCGCTGAATTATCGTAGTTCAACGAAAAATGTTAAGAATGATTACCTTCACGGGCATAACGCAACGATTGCTGATGCTTCTTATCAAGTGCAATCAACTAAGGAACTGCAACGGGTGTCTGATTTTTTGCGTGGCGAACTGGGATTAACTTTAATGCCAATCAGCAATAATGAGATTTATCAGAATAAGCGTAATACTGCTAGGGGTTTTGACTTTTCTGATCCAGCCACGCAGGATTATACTATTTATCAGGATTATCAAGAGCAAAATTCACAGGAGGAAGATGATAATTAA
- a CDS encoding aldose epimerase produces the protein MQTIENSLLRVVIDENGAQMLSLENLSNQCDYFKQDSAQEKLSVVFSDADQGENLAELLPWTVVDKGDARVSLALIDDAVSYKKFPYHFEMILTYALEGNRIDLKCYLKNNSHKEMPFSLSFVLPVITGWTVKESVNEVELTNQEATIKLNSANFSLAAKGQQVVASIAKSLLAGDSNNEFQLTLALS, from the coding sequence ATGCAAACAATTGAAAATTCTCTTTTGCGTGTTGTAATTGATGAAAATGGCGCCCAGATGCTTAGTTTGGAAAATCTTAGTAATCAGTGTGACTATTTCAAACAGGATTCTGCGCAAGAGAAGTTGTCGGTTGTCTTTTCAGATGCGGATCAAGGTGAAAACTTGGCAGAGCTCTTACCTTGGACCGTTGTTGATAAGGGAGACGCGCGTGTTAGTTTGGCTTTGATTGATGATGCGGTAAGCTATAAGAAGTTTCCGTATCATTTTGAGATGATTTTGACTTATGCACTTGAAGGCAACCGCATTGATCTTAAATGCTATTTAAAAAATAATTCACACAAAGAAATGCCATTTTCCTTGTCTTTTGTTTTGCCGGTAATTACTGGCTGGACAGTTAAGGAAAGTGTCAACGAAGTTGAATTAACTAACCAAGAGGCAACTATTAAGTTAAATTCTGCCAATTTTTCTTTAGCAGCTAAAGGCCAGCAGGTAGTTGCTTCAATTGCTAAGAGTTTACTAGCAGGAGATAGTAATAACGAGTTCCAGCTGACTTTAGCGCTTAGCTAA
- a CDS encoding type II toxin-antitoxin system HicB family antitoxin — MAHRIVTYPAIFKPLGDDVYVISFPDVKGAITEGEGLREAMKMAADTLASRLYDKAVLPKSTTITEIELADDGSFVAPVSADLTEASRDRINYEI; from the coding sequence ATGGCTCATAGAATAGTAACTTATCCGGCAATTTTTAAACCACTTGGTGATGATGTCTATGTAATTAGTTTTCCTGATGTCAAGGGAGCAATTACTGAAGGCGAGGGTCTGCGCGAAGCAATGAAGATGGCAGCTGATACTTTGGCTAGTCGGCTGTATGATAAGGCAGTATTACCTAAGAGTACCACAATTACTGAGATTGAGCTGGCTGATGACGGCTCATTTGTTGCGCCGGTTTCGGCTGATTTAACCGAGGCTTCACGTGACCGGATTAATTACGAAATATAA
- a CDS encoding 2-dehydropantoate 2-reductase encodes MKIVIAGSGAMGLRFGLLLKRGGNDVTLIDGWDKNIAAVRKSGVKADIDGQTLSAKMPIYKQDEVAQKITNADLIIVFTKSMALDSMLTSIKPVIGTNTYILCLLNGLGHEEVLEKYVAEDHIIMGVTMNAASMPAPGETKFDGNGQTELQCLSASGQQEVQKVVDVFNESKIDSVYSDNVLYSIWRKACVNGVVNSVCALLEGTTVDFGHAKNADAITRTIVDEFADVAEREGIYLDRKEVVEHVESTWTMDHYPSMYQDLVVNHRPTEIDYINGAVWRKGQKYGVATPYCACITNLIHAKEGMLNVK; translated from the coding sequence ATGAAGATTGTAATTGCCGGCTCTGGTGCAATGGGCCTGAGATTTGGCTTGCTGCTCAAGCGTGGCGGTAATGATGTTACTCTAATTGATGGCTGGGACAAAAACATTGCCGCCGTTAGAAAAAGCGGAGTTAAAGCTGATATTGATGGACAGACTTTGAGCGCTAAGATGCCAATTTATAAACAAGATGAAGTTGCTCAAAAAATCACCAACGCTGACCTCATCATTGTTTTCACCAAGTCAATGGCTCTAGACTCAATGCTCACCAGCATTAAACCAGTAATTGGGACAAACACTTATATTCTTTGCCTGCTCAACGGTTTAGGACATGAGGAAGTGCTCGAAAAATATGTGGCAGAAGACCATATCATTATGGGGGTCACCATGAATGCCGCAAGTATGCCTGCTCCCGGTGAGACCAAGTTTGATGGTAATGGACAAACAGAATTACAATGTCTTAGTGCCAGTGGTCAACAAGAAGTTCAAAAGGTCGTTGATGTCTTTAACGAATCCAAGATTGATTCTGTTTATAGTGACAACGTGCTGTACTCAATTTGGCGTAAAGCTTGCGTCAACGGCGTAGTCAATTCCGTTTGTGCATTGTTAGAGGGAACAACTGTTGATTTTGGTCATGCTAAGAATGCCGATGCAATCACCCGCACTATTGTTGACGAATTTGCTGATGTTGCTGAACGCGAGGGTATCTACCTTGACCGCAAGGAAGTAGTTGAACACGTTGAAAGCACATGGACAATGGACCACTACCCGTCAATGTATCAGGACTTGGTAGTCAACCACCGCCCAACAGAAATTGACTACATTAATGGTGCTGTTTGGCGTAAGGGACAAAAATACGGCGTCGCCACACCATATTGTGCCTGCATTACCAACCTGATTCATGCTAAAGAAGGAATGCTAAACGTTAAATAG
- a CDS encoding nitrilase-related carbon-nitrogen hydrolase, producing the protein MLTTNYALPGYLNLVFMQAGARTPVSGYVSEASMNEWLRFKTDSQKAEVKKYLASKSATEIAEMQIQDNLDQLFEYMDRATISYAGYQMLITPETYTHGFSPVAHDYPLHENDKFMKQLQDKCATLGVWLVVGAYYQFEGDDEARNVAITINDEGKVVNIYAKAHPWNPAEPTHPGMGEGLMPFDGPEGAKISTIICADGDYHEMWDIPRQNGANLVIRISAYMDPYQEGTMITNHEAAYHNNFYVAYTNLAGRDDGYQWFGHSGLYAPGGALLQHSDSKNAEMFMATFNPREASYLQNSSMMGDLGYLNDHRGGANPNAGDHDYIGFKGLDSRKD; encoded by the coding sequence ATGTTAACGACAAATTACGCATTACCTGGTTATTTAAATTTGGTCTTTATGCAAGCCGGTGCTCGGACTCCTGTTTCTGGTTATGTTTCAGAAGCTTCAATGAACGAATGGCTCCGCTTTAAGACTGATAGTCAAAAGGCAGAAGTTAAGAAATATTTGGCAAGTAAATCTGCTACTGAAATTGCAGAAATGCAAATTCAGGATAACTTGGACCAATTATTTGAGTACATGGATAGAGCCACTATTTCTTATGCTGGCTACCAAATGTTAATTACTCCTGAAACTTACACTCACGGTTTTAGTCCGGTTGCTCACGATTACCCATTGCACGAAAACGACAAGTTTATGAAGCAATTGCAAGATAAATGTGCGACCTTGGGTGTTTGGCTAGTTGTTGGTGCTTACTACCAATTTGAAGGTGATGATGAAGCAAGAAACGTTGCCATCACGATCAACGATGAGGGGAAAGTAGTTAATATTTACGCTAAAGCTCACCCTTGGAACCCAGCAGAACCAACTCACCCAGGAATGGGCGAAGGTTTAATGCCATTTGACGGTCCAGAAGGTGCTAAGATTTCAACAATTATTTGTGCCGATGGTGATTACCACGAAATGTGGGATATTCCACGTCAAAATGGTGCTAACTTGGTTATTCGGATTTCTGCATACATGGATCCATACCAAGAAGGAACAATGATTACCAACCATGAAGCTGCTTACCACAACAACTTCTACGTTGCTTACACTAACTTAGCTGGACGTGATGATGGTTACCAATGGTTTGGTCACTCAGGCCTTTACGCACCAGGTGGTGCATTGTTGCAACATTCAGATTCTAAGAATGCTGAAATGTTCATGGCAACCTTTAACCCACGCGAAGCTAGTTACTTACAAAACTCATCAATGATGGGTGACTTGGGTTACTTGAATGATCACCGTGGTGGTGCTAATCCCAATGCTGGTGACCATGATTACATTGGTTTTAAAGGCTTAGATAGCAGAAAGGACTAA
- a CDS encoding MFS transporter has protein sequence MGQGTHSSVHKTWRDNRWLIGLSVVIAGIAVAMAQNKVSPVMNMIITQFHTSASVAGWISSSFSLIAVLLSMTAANLADSIGIRKVGIFALIITVVGGLLGMFSTNIWFMLLTRVIEGTGVGIIAVIGPVLITQWFNSKNGLSIIMAIWTSWMTISQVIIFFTASPITSSFSWQGMWGLAIAFLIVGFVAFLLFVHQPQEIVEEHENRKDNRSTARKVLDSINIKTQFKAIKAAGKSSAFIGIAAFFFALCSFTFVSWIQSVWVQNVPGLSRGQINTMLSSMYFLEIFFTILAGVVLDKIKSENGKKIFGMSCAVLYGIIGLAAFNFIHTAALAWAIIIIFPIFDGSIPTTIYSLAPMSVKKAPLSANAIGIMNIGLNAGTFFAAPLAGSIMNMGSSMVGVMFIVSAILVALAFGFVTLYEGK, from the coding sequence ATGGGACAAGGTACACACTCATCTGTGCACAAAACTTGGCGCGATAACAGATGGCTGATTGGCCTGTCTGTTGTTATCGCCGGAATTGCCGTAGCCATGGCGCAAAACAAAGTTTCGCCGGTAATGAATATGATCATTACGCAATTCCACACCAGTGCGTCTGTTGCTGGTTGGATTAGTTCAAGCTTTTCATTGATTGCTGTTTTGCTGTCAATGACTGCTGCTAACCTTGCTGACTCAATCGGAATTCGCAAAGTCGGTATCTTCGCTTTGATTATTACGGTTGTCGGTGGTCTGCTTGGTATGTTTTCAACTAATATCTGGTTCATGCTCTTAACGCGGGTTATTGAAGGAACCGGTGTTGGTATTATTGCTGTTATTGGGCCAGTGCTGATTACTCAATGGTTTAATTCTAAAAACGGCTTGAGTATCATTATGGCAATTTGGACATCGTGGATGACGATTTCACAAGTAATCATCTTCTTCACGGCATCACCAATTACCAGTAGCTTTTCATGGCAAGGTATGTGGGGCCTAGCGATTGCCTTCTTAATTGTTGGCTTCGTTGCTTTCTTATTGTTTGTTCATCAACCACAAGAGATTGTGGAAGAACACGAAAACCGCAAGGATAACCGCTCAACTGCCCGTAAGGTGCTTGACTCAATTAACATCAAGACACAATTTAAGGCAATTAAGGCGGCAGGAAAGTCATCAGCCTTCATCGGGATTGCAGCTTTCTTCTTTGCTCTTTGCTCGTTTACATTCGTTTCTTGGATTCAGTCAGTTTGGGTACAAAATGTCCCAGGACTTTCTCGTGGTCAAATCAATACGATGCTCAGCAGCATGTACTTCTTGGAGATTTTCTTCACGATTCTTGCTGGGGTAGTTTTGGACAAGATTAAATCAGAAAACGGTAAAAAGATTTTTGGGATGAGTTGTGCTGTTTTATACGGTATTATCGGCTTAGCTGCCTTTAACTTTATCCATACAGCAGCTTTAGCTTGGGCTATCATCATCATTTTCCCGATTTTTGACGGGTCAATTCCAACCACAATCTATTCGCTTGCACCAATGTCTGTTAAGAAAGCACCGCTATCAGCTAATGCGATCGGTATTATGAATATCGGCCTTAACGCTGGTACCTTCTTTGCAGCACCACTTGCCGGTTCAATTATGAACATGGGTTCAAGTATGGTCGGCGTGATGTTTATTGTTTCCGCAATCTTAGTTGCTTTAGCATTTGGCTTTGTAACTTTGTATGAAGGTAAATAA
- a CDS encoding serine hydrolase: MINFEQELACLKHDVNFQLYLRSSWGLEYEINTDQMWATASLIKLGIAAYGQQLFLKQPHLLEQQVTLQPEDIVPGGTLSLVSPRVYTIKDLLQLMLIQSDNTATNALLTTWGMKTINDWLKANYPNVLLQRRLMTPPTNGENLANAKSLGQLLAAAFKYDDEYAQAAQASMHGQMFYDRLVWPVAMGEYSQIKSYNKTGDLLNYAHDAARLELGDSWIECVVMTKFSPNEKTNAVQFMQNVGRLLCQMLTEQNPI; this comes from the coding sequence ATGATTAATTTTGAACAAGAACTAGCATGCTTAAAGCATGACGTTAATTTTCAGCTATATTTACGTAGCTCATGGGGCTTGGAATATGAAATCAATACAGACCAAATGTGGGCAACTGCTAGCTTAATTAAATTAGGAATTGCGGCATATGGCCAGCAATTATTTCTTAAGCAACCGCATCTTTTGGAACAGCAAGTTACGCTGCAACCGGAAGATATTGTTCCCGGTGGTACTTTAAGTTTAGTGTCGCCACGGGTATATACAATTAAAGACTTGTTGCAACTAATGCTGATTCAGTCGGATAATACGGCGACTAATGCACTGCTGACGACATGGGGAATGAAGACCATTAATGACTGGCTCAAGGCTAATTATCCCAATGTATTATTGCAGCGCCGCTTAATGACGCCACCAACAAACGGTGAGAATTTGGCTAATGCAAAGAGTCTGGGACAATTACTTGCCGCCGCGTTTAAGTATGATGATGAATATGCGCAAGCGGCGCAGGCAAGTATGCATGGACAAATGTTCTATGATCGACTAGTTTGGCCAGTAGCAATGGGTGAATATAGTCAAATCAAGTCTTACAATAAGACGGGGGACTTGCTCAATTATGCCCATGATGCGGCACGACTAGAACTAGGTGATTCATGGATTGAATGTGTGGTAATGACCAAATTTAGTCCTAATGAAAAGACAAATGCTGTTCAATTTATGCAAAATGTGGGTCGTTTGCTTTGTCAAATGTTAACTGAGCAAAATCCGATTTAG
- a CDS encoding dipeptide epimerase — protein MTKITKITQKIISLPLKTPFTTARHTVTAAQAVQVEITLANGLVGVGTGTPNEVVTGDTLASCQAVLTDVLIPSLIGCEFEAWEKLLATIKNAIQGNQPAKAALEFALYDLRCQIYHTTLVNLLGGQTATVTTDMTLGIKPLEQMVQEAKEFVQQGFTTLKIKVGSNGITNDINLIRTISEAVGPEIKLRLDANQGWSRMEAVQALRALAIANLPVEFIEQPLAAGDIAGLKELTQLHILPIMADESAFSYADAITLCKEHAVDYVNIKLMKTGGLSEAEKINDLCAASGIGCMIGCMIEPTNSIQAAIAFAGAHENIKFADLDSVYMTKEAPAGLELAGPELRVK, from the coding sequence ATGACCAAAATTACTAAAATTACACAAAAAATTATTAGTTTACCCTTGAAAACACCGTTTACGACCGCGCGGCATACGGTTACGGCAGCACAAGCTGTTCAAGTTGAAATTACGCTCGCTAACGGCTTAGTCGGTGTTGGTACAGGAACACCAAATGAAGTAGTTACTGGCGATACGCTAGCTAGCTGCCAAGCAGTTTTGACAGATGTATTAATTCCTAGCCTGATTGGCTGCGAATTTGAAGCATGGGAAAAGTTACTGGCAACGATTAAGAATGCGATTCAAGGCAATCAACCAGCTAAGGCTGCACTAGAATTTGCCTTGTATGATTTGCGCTGCCAAATTTACCATACGACATTAGTAAACTTACTCGGTGGTCAGACTGCTACTGTTACAACAGATATGACACTAGGTATTAAGCCGCTTGAGCAAATGGTTCAGGAAGCCAAGGAGTTTGTTCAGCAGGGATTTACTACCTTAAAGATTAAGGTTGGCTCTAACGGGATTACCAATGACATTAATTTAATTAGGACAATTAGTGAAGCCGTTGGTCCCGAGATAAAGTTACGGCTTGATGCTAATCAAGGCTGGAGCCGGATGGAAGCTGTTCAGGCATTGCGGGCATTAGCTATTGCAAATTTACCAGTGGAATTTATTGAACAGCCACTAGCTGCTGGTGATATTGCTGGACTAAAAGAATTAACGCAGTTACATATTCTGCCAATTATGGCAGATGAAAGTGCATTTTCTTATGCCGATGCGATTACTTTATGTAAAGAACATGCGGTTGACTACGTTAACATCAAGTTGATGAAGACTGGCGGTTTGTCTGAGGCAGAAAAGATTAATGATCTATGTGCAGCTTCTGGAATTGGCTGTATGATTGGTTGTATGATTGAGCCAACTAATAGCATTCAGGCGGCAATTGCCTTTGCCGGTGCTCACGAAAATATAAAATTTGCAGATTTAGATTCGGTTTATATGACTAAGGAAGCTCCCGCGGGATTAGAACTTGCGGGTCCAGAATTACGGGTAAAATAA
- a CDS encoding PTS sugar transporter subunit IIA, whose protein sequence is MRMLLMSHGQMAQAALGSAELIMGKLDNVKAIGLNPDQGPEDLQKEAEEFLDQGTDKETVVAVDVLGGTPSNVVIRLFAEYPDIQVISGVNLPLIIEFANQSMMGQGLNKPQLIAMAKDGIVDVNAKLK, encoded by the coding sequence ATGAGAATGTTATTGATGAGTCATGGTCAAATGGCTCAAGCAGCTTTAGGCAGTGCAGAATTGATTATGGGTAAGCTTGATAATGTAAAGGCAATTGGTCTTAATCCCGATCAAGGTCCCGAAGATTTGCAAAAAGAGGCCGAGGAATTTTTGGATCAAGGTACTGATAAGGAAACTGTCGTAGCAGTTGATGTACTTGGTGGTACGCCATCTAATGTTGTTATTCGACTGTTTGCTGAGTACCCTGATATTCAAGTAATCAGTGGTGTTAACTTACCATTAATTATTGAATTTGCTAACCAGTCGATGATGGGCCAGGGATTAAATAAGCCGCAGCTAATTGCAATGGCTAAAGATGGCATTGTTGATGTTAATGCAAAATTGAAATAA
- a CDS encoding MFS transporter, with amino-acid sequence MAQNLSYQTDKQVQKNRWLILVAVGLFTFMSTLDGTIVNIALPVISNDLHISMSQSEWVVSLYLIVVCSFILFFGKLSDLQGKIKIFRLGAVFFIAGSLMSGFKVNLLFLLIARAVQAFGAAMTMATNNGIITEIFPHSERGKALGTIGSFVALGSIAGPGLGGVILSHLSWSYIFWLNVPVGLIAAIIGAIYLPKDITFTKAPLDKKGSFTFALGMVTLFGGIFLGQQLGFTAATVLVMLIVGILSFCWFVYTENRATNPLLQFSLFKNPDFSVSLLCALLIFITNFFFNVVTPFYLENARHLAPSKTGYILMILPLVQLFAAPVAGTISDKISPKLITFIGLLLLLVSQIGYYLCNLTSPIWLFIVSIAIMGLGSGIFSSPNNSLVMSSVEQKDLGVAGSINSLSRNLGMVIGISSATTILFAAMSAKKGSRVTGYLPKQPEIFIYGMHVVFLISIIICLITVVLSGWRLLKKD; translated from the coding sequence ATGGCACAAAATTTAAGTTACCAGACTGATAAGCAGGTGCAAAAAAATCGCTGGTTGATCTTAGTAGCAGTAGGGTTATTCACCTTCATGTCAACGTTGGATGGGACAATCGTTAATATTGCATTGCCCGTAATTAGCAATGACTTGCACATATCAATGAGTCAATCGGAATGGGTTGTTTCCCTTTATCTAATTGTTGTCTGCAGTTTTATTCTTTTCTTTGGTAAGCTGAGTGACTTGCAGGGTAAAATTAAGATTTTTCGGTTAGGGGCGGTGTTCTTCATTGCCGGCTCGTTAATGTCTGGTTTTAAAGTCAATTTGCTCTTTTTACTGATCGCTCGAGCAGTGCAGGCATTTGGGGCAGCCATGACAATGGCGACTAATAATGGGATTATTACGGAAATTTTTCCACATTCTGAGCGGGGGAAAGCTCTTGGAACAATTGGCTCTTTTGTAGCCTTGGGCTCGATTGCTGGACCTGGTCTTGGTGGCGTAATTTTGTCGCATTTATCATGGTCATATATTTTTTGGCTAAATGTTCCAGTTGGTTTAATTGCTGCTATTATTGGCGCCATCTATTTGCCTAAAGATATTACTTTTACTAAGGCACCACTTGATAAGAAGGGCTCATTTACCTTTGCCTTAGGGATGGTAACTTTGTTTGGTGGAATTTTTCTGGGGCAGCAGCTTGGCTTCACTGCAGCAACGGTTTTAGTGATGTTAATCGTTGGAATACTTAGCTTTTGCTGGTTTGTTTACACAGAAAATCGTGCAACTAATCCATTGTTACAATTTAGTCTGTTTAAGAACCCAGACTTTTCGGTTAGTTTATTGTGTGCGTTGCTGATTTTTATTACTAACTTCTTCTTTAATGTGGTGACGCCATTTTATTTAGAAAATGCACGGCATTTAGCACCAAGTAAAACTGGTTATATTTTAATGATTTTACCGCTTGTACAATTATTTGCGGCGCCAGTTGCTGGAACGATTTCTGATAAAATCAGTCCGAAATTAATTACCTTTATCGGGTTATTACTACTCTTGGTCAGTCAAATTGGTTACTATCTGTGCAATTTAACGTCACCGATTTGGCTCTTTATTGTTAGCATTGCCATCATGGGTCTGGGCAGCGGAATTTTTAGTTCACCGAATAATTCTCTTGTCATGAGTTCTGTTGAGCAAAAAGACTTGGGTGTTGCCGGCAGTATTAATTCACTTTCTCGTAATTTGGGAATGGTAATTGGAATTTCTAGTGCCACGACCATTTTGTTTGCGGCAATGAGTGCGAAGAAGGGCTCGCGGGTAACTGGCTACTTACCTAAGCAACCGGAAATTTTCATTTATGGGATGCACGTTGTCTTTTTAATTTCTATTATTATTTGTCTAATTACGGTTGTTTTAAGTGGTTGGCGATTACTTAAAAAAGATTAA
- a CDS encoding SRPBCC family protein translates to MEQKIFTNIRLVNQTQEQVQQFLLQPQSLLKWVPEIRITEQSSDQFVIERMTEAPNKREQIRIIGDNNRVTYVSTQGKIAYQVEFQLSKQNGKTLIAESLYLTDQVAGKLPLKLLIPIAKHAFNLNLNNLAQVLEAQS, encoded by the coding sequence ATGGAACAGAAAATTTTTACAAATATCAGATTGGTTAATCAAACTCAAGAACAGGTACAACAGTTTTTATTACAACCACAGTCATTATTAAAGTGGGTACCAGAAATTAGGATTACGGAGCAGTCAAGTGACCAATTTGTGATTGAGCGGATGACTGAAGCGCCTAATAAACGCGAGCAAATCAGGATAATTGGCGATAATAATCGGGTAACTTATGTTAGTACCCAAGGTAAAATTGCATACCAGGTTGAATTTCAACTTAGTAAACAGAATGGTAAGACATTAATTGCAGAAAGTCTTTATTTAACCGATCAAGTTGCAGGTAAATTACCATTAAAATTATTAATCCCAATTGCCAAGCATGCATTTAATCTTAACTTAAATAATCTTGCCCAAGTTTTAGAAGCACAAAGTTAA